A single region of the Govania unica genome encodes:
- the meaB gene encoding methylmalonyl Co-A mutase-associated GTPase MeaB gives MGAALDLSSIAVGAADGKAALARALAAIEGRGDDADVASLLDSAWKAPRGHVLGLTGPPGVGKSSLTNALISAWRKAGRTVAIIAVDPSSRLSGGALLGDRIRLSTDPEDRGVFVRSMAARDRLGGLAALTVPAMVLMRALYDLVVIETVGVGQSETDVVEAADSIVFCVQPGSGDSLQFMKAGIMEIPDITVVTKADMGSVATRARADVRGAVSLADDRGDGWTPPVILLSSATGQGIDQLIEAIDAHAAHLAEGGLATRRAAQGLAWTRDSIRSRFGSEGLRLAEKALPQDLSPFAATRWAREHLRIGLSPHILMSLPG, from the coding sequence ATGGGGGCCGCGCTGGATCTTTCATCTATCGCGGTCGGTGCGGCTGACGGCAAGGCGGCGCTCGCCCGGGCGCTCGCCGCCATCGAAGGCCGGGGGGATGACGCCGATGTGGCGTCCCTCCTCGACAGCGCCTGGAAGGCCCCGCGCGGTCACGTGCTCGGCCTGACCGGTCCGCCGGGCGTCGGCAAATCCTCACTGACGAACGCGCTCATTTCCGCCTGGCGCAAGGCCGGGCGGACCGTGGCCATCATCGCCGTTGATCCAAGTTCCAGGCTGTCGGGCGGGGCGCTTCTCGGCGATCGCATCCGCCTGTCGACGGATCCTGAGGACAGGGGCGTCTTTGTGCGCTCCATGGCCGCCCGCGACCGCTTGGGTGGGCTGGCCGCCTTGACGGTGCCGGCTATGGTTCTGATGCGCGCCCTCTATGATCTGGTGGTGATCGAAACCGTGGGCGTCGGCCAGTCCGAGACCGATGTGGTCGAGGCGGCGGACAGCATTGTCTTCTGCGTGCAGCCCGGCTCCGGCGACAGCCTTCAGTTCATGAAGGCGGGGATCATGGAAATTCCCGACATCACGGTGGTCACCAAGGCCGACATGGGTTCGGTCGCAACGCGGGCCCGTGCCGACGTGCGCGGCGCGGTGAGCCTGGCCGACGACCGCGGCGACGGTTGGACGCCACCGGTCATCCTGCTATCCTCGGCAACCGGGCAGGGCATAGACCAGCTGATCGAAGCCATCGACGCCCACGCCGCGCATCTGGCCGAGGGCGGCCTCGCCACCCGCCGCGCCGCCCAAGGCCTGGCCTGGACCCGCGACAGCATCCGCAGCCGCTTCGGCAGTGAGGGCTTACGTCTGGCCGAGAAAGCCCTACCACAAGACCTCTCCCCCTTCGCCGCTACCCGCTGGGCGAGGGAGCATTTGCGGATAGGCTTATCCCCCCACATCCTAATGTCATTGCCGGGCTAG
- a CDS encoding 3-hydroxybutyrate dehydrogenase — translation MTSDSLLLDGKTAIITGSTSGIGLGIAHAFAKAGANIVINGFGDADAIEKIRSSLAAEHGVHVTYSAANMLKGDEIIAMIREAEQTYGAVDIVVNNAGIQYVAAIEDFPPEKWESIIAINLSSSFYTCHAVLAGMKKRNWGRIINIASAHGLVASPFKSAYVAAKHGVVGLTKTVALEVAEQNITVNAICPGYVKTPLVDGQVADQAKVHNMTPEQVIHDIILDAQPSKRFVKVEEIADLALFLCGEGGASITGSALSMDGGWTAR, via the coding sequence ATGACATCCGACTCTCTCCTCCTTGACGGCAAAACAGCGATCATTACCGGGTCAACCAGCGGCATTGGACTTGGTATCGCCCATGCCTTTGCCAAGGCTGGCGCCAATATCGTCATCAACGGATTTGGCGATGCCGACGCCATCGAAAAAATCCGCAGTTCGCTCGCCGCCGAACATGGTGTGCACGTGACCTACTCCGCCGCCAACATGCTGAAAGGCGACGAGATCATCGCCATGATTCGCGAGGCGGAGCAGACCTATGGCGCCGTCGACATCGTCGTCAACAATGCCGGCATCCAATATGTGGCCGCGATTGAGGATTTCCCCCCCGAAAAATGGGAAAGCATCATCGCCATCAATCTGTCGTCGAGCTTTTACACCTGCCATGCCGTATTAGCGGGCATGAAGAAGCGCAACTGGGGCCGGATCATCAATATCGCCTCGGCCCATGGCCTGGTGGCCTCCCCCTTCAAATCCGCCTATGTGGCGGCCAAGCATGGCGTGGTCGGCCTGACCAAAACGGTTGCCCTTGAGGTTGCCGAACAGAACATCACCGTCAATGCCATCTGCCCCGGCTATGTGAAAACACCACTGGTGGACGGCCAGGTCGCCGATCAGGCCAAAGTCCATAACATGACGCCCGAGCAGGTCATCCACGACATCATCCTGGATGCCCAGCCCTCGAAACGCTTCGTCAAGGTCGAGGAAATCGCCGATCTCGCCCTGTTCCTCTGTGGCGAGGGCGGCGCGTCCATCACCGGCAGCGCACTCTCCATGGACGGCGGCTGGACCGCACGCTAG
- a CDS encoding polyhydroxyalkanoate depolymerase gives MLYHLYELQHSAVAPVRIAADMSQRWLSNPFNPMSYTAGAKAMVAGLDIFEQVTRRYGKPKFGFDTVTIGDKDVAISEEIVVQKTFGQLKHFKREAEGLNDPKLLIVAPLSGHYATLLRGTVREMLPDHEVYITDWHDARNIPLWQGTFDLDDYINYIIEFIEFLGPNTHVMGVCQPAVPVIAATALMAADNNPNIPASVTLMGGPIDTRSNPTEVNKFAVSHHLDWYVQNVITRVPAPNAGCMREVYPGFLQLAGFMAMNFDRHMDAHYGMFQHLVEGDEESADASRRFYEEYRSVMDMPAEFYLQTIRQVFLEYHIPLGIMTSRGRKVDLGAITKTALLTVEGELDDISGAGQTRAALDLCVNLPASKKEHYEQLQVGHYGIFNGGKWRKFIAPHVKAFIRAHPTV, from the coding sequence ATGCTCTATCATCTTTACGAGCTGCAACATTCCGCTGTTGCGCCGGTGCGCATCGCCGCCGATATGAGCCAGCGCTGGTTGAGCAATCCGTTTAACCCAATGTCCTATACCGCAGGCGCAAAGGCCATGGTTGCGGGCCTTGATATCTTTGAACAGGTGACAAGACGTTACGGGAAGCCAAAATTTGGCTTTGATACTGTGACGATCGGGGACAAGGACGTTGCCATTTCTGAAGAGATCGTTGTTCAGAAAACATTCGGCCAACTCAAGCACTTCAAACGCGAAGCTGAGGGGTTGAACGATCCCAAGCTTTTGATCGTAGCGCCGCTCTCGGGCCATTATGCAACGTTATTGCGAGGCACGGTGCGGGAAATGTTGCCGGATCATGAAGTTTATATCACCGACTGGCATGACGCCCGTAATATTCCGCTCTGGCAAGGGACATTCGACCTTGATGATTACATCAATTATATCATTGAGTTCATTGAATTTCTTGGGCCCAACACGCATGTGATGGGGGTCTGTCAGCCGGCGGTGCCGGTAATCGCCGCGACAGCCTTGATGGCGGCTGACAACAACCCGAACATCCCGGCGTCGGTGACGCTCATGGGTGGTCCCATCGATACCCGCTCCAATCCGACCGAGGTCAATAAATTCGCCGTATCCCATCATCTTGACTGGTATGTGCAGAATGTCATCACCCGAGTCCCGGCCCCGAATGCAGGCTGCATGCGCGAGGTTTATCCGGGCTTTTTGCAACTCGCGGGCTTCATGGCGATGAATTTCGACCGTCATATGGATGCTCATTACGGGATGTTTCAGCATCTCGTCGAGGGTGACGAAGAAAGCGCCGATGCGAGTCGGCGGTTTTACGAGGAATATCGCTCGGTGATGGACATGCCGGCCGAATTTTACCTGCAAACCATTCGTCAGGTGTTTCTTGAATATCATATCCCGCTCGGGATCATGACCTCACGCGGGCGCAAGGTCGACCTTGGCGCGATCACCAAAACCGCGCTTCTGACGGTGGAGGGGGAGCTTGATGACATCTCCGGCGCCGGTCAGACCAGGGCGGCCCTTGATCTGTGCGTCAACCTGCCGGCCAGCAAGAAAGAACATTATGAACAGCTCCAGGTTGGTCATTACGGCATTTTCAACGGCGGCAAATGGCGGAAATTCATCGCGCCCCATGTCAAGGCCTTCATCCGCGCCCATCCGACGGTCTAG
- a CDS encoding potassium transporter Kup yields the protein MPHAVTEHKKSGIMPLTLGAIGVVFGDIGTSPLYALKECFSGHHPLTADKDHILGVISLIFWLLMGIVSYKYVTIIMRADNRGEGGSLALLALVQRSTRNPILVTLFGILGIFAAGLFYGDSMITPAISVLSAVEGLELAAPSLSKFVIPITLFVLIGLFILQKHGTALIGALFGPVMAMWFTSLALLGILNIIKAPEILWALNPYHAFHFFVLDKWMAFLALGAVVLAVTGAEALYSDMGHFGRSPIRLAWFYLVLPALMLNYMGQGSVLLTNPEAIENPFYYSVPEWGLMPMVVLATLSAVIASQSVITGAYSLTKQAIQLGFLPRLTVVHTSGKEMGQIYIPFVNWLLLISIVGLVLGFGTSSKLAAAYGIAVTGTMLVSTLLILALMMLRWRWAPWKIAAFGAVFLTVDISLFSANATKITHGGWFPLAIGLVVFVMLTTWKRGRSLLSAKLRDEAMPLEDFLGSLSTRVNRVSGTAAFMTGQTAGVPHALLHNMKHNKILHERNLLLTVKVEEVAHVPAEQRLDVTDLGKGFYRVLIHYGFMDDPDVPAALSLGEKCALPIRLMDTSFFLSRETIIPKVGPGMMMWREALFAWMSRNAATAMDFFNLPTNRVVELGTQIEI from the coding sequence ATGCCGCATGCGGTAACAGAACATAAAAAATCAGGCATTATGCCGCTCACGCTTGGGGCAATTGGGGTCGTTTTCGGTGATATCGGAACGAGTCCGCTTTATGCCCTTAAGGAATGCTTTTCAGGCCATCATCCGCTGACCGCTGACAAGGATCATATCCTTGGCGTGATTTCGCTGATTTTCTGGCTGCTGATGGGCATTGTGTCCTACAAATATGTCACCATCATCATGCGGGCCGACAATCGCGGAGAGGGCGGCAGTCTGGCGCTGCTGGCGCTGGTGCAGCGCAGCACCCGCAACCCGATTCTGGTGACGCTGTTTGGCATTCTGGGGATTTTTGCTGCCGGGCTGTTTTACGGCGACAGCATGATCACCCCGGCCATTTCGGTCTTGAGTGCCGTCGAGGGGCTGGAGCTTGCGGCGCCGTCGCTCTCCAAATTCGTCATTCCGATCACCCTGTTCGTTCTGATCGGCCTGTTTATCCTGCAAAAGCACGGGACGGCCCTCATTGGGGCCTTGTTCGGTCCGGTGATGGCCATGTGGTTCACCAGCCTCGCGCTGCTTGGCATCCTGAACATCATCAAGGCGCCTGAGATTCTCTGGGCTTTGAATCCCTATCACGCCTTCCATTTCTTCGTGCTGGATAAATGGATGGCTTTCCTCGCGCTCGGGGCTGTCGTGCTGGCCGTGACGGGGGCTGAGGCGCTTTATTCCGATATGGGCCATTTTGGCCGCAGCCCTATTCGCCTCGCCTGGTTCTATCTCGTGCTGCCGGCCCTGATGTTGAATTACATGGGGCAGGGCTCGGTCTTGCTCACCAATCCGGAGGCGATCGAGAATCCGTTTTATTATTCGGTACCGGAATGGGGCCTGATGCCCATGGTCGTGTTGGCGACCCTGTCGGCGGTCATTGCGTCGCAGTCGGTGATCACCGGCGCCTATTCGCTGACCAAGCAGGCCATTCAGCTTGGCTTCCTGCCGCGTTTGACGGTTGTCCATACCTCCGGCAAGGAAATGGGGCAGATTTACATCCCCTTCGTCAACTGGCTGCTGCTGATCTCCATCGTCGGTCTGGTGCTCGGCTTCGGCACCTCAAGCAAGCTTGCGGCAGCCTATGGCATTGCCGTGACCGGCACCATGCTGGTCAGCACCTTGCTTATTCTGGCGCTGATGATGTTGCGCTGGCGTTGGGCCCCGTGGAAGATCGCCGCCTTCGGTGCTGTCTTCCTGACGGTCGATATCTCGTTGTTCAGCGCCAACGCCACCAAGATCACCCATGGCGGCTGGTTCCCGCTGGCCATCGGTCTGGTTGTCTTTGTCATGCTGACGACCTGGAAGCGCGGCCGCAGCCTGCTCAGTGCAAAGCTGCGGGATGAGGCCATGCCGCTTGAGGACTTCCTCGGCTCGCTCTCGACCCGTGTGAACCGCGTTTCGGGCACGGCGGCCTTCATGACCGGGCAGACGGCGGGGGTGCCGCACGCGCTTCTCCATAACATGAAGCACAACAAGATCCTGCATGAGCGCAATCTTCTGCTGACCGTCAAGGTCGAGGAAGTGGCCCATGTACCGGCCGAGCAGCGGCTTGACGTGACCGACCTTGGGAAAGGCTTCTATCGCGTGCTCATCCACTATGGTTTTATGGATGATCCGGATGTCCCGGCGGCCTTGTCGCTTGGGGAGAAGTGCGCCTTGCCCATCCGCTTGATGGATACGTCGTTCTTCCTCAGTCGGGAAACCATTATTCCGAAAGTCGGGCCCGGCATGATGATGTGGCGTGAGGCGCTGTTTGCCTGGATGTCACGCAACGCGGCGACGGCCATGGACTTCTTCAATCTTCCGACCAACCGCGTGGTCGAACTTGGCACTCAGATAGAAATTTAA